A window of the Arachis duranensis cultivar V14167 chromosome 5, aradu.V14167.gnm2.J7QH, whole genome shotgun sequence genome harbors these coding sequences:
- the LOC110281639 gene encoding uncharacterized protein LOC110281639, protein MSLTIDALGKISPWKEAWSIEAKILTIWKDARIINENMQKLLHMVLMDKQHHKIQATVEDDLIITFIHQLKEGDVFIISDFKVIPNGGLVRVTRHQFRILFKCSTSVVAAASTVIPNPGLSLTSMDQILQKRIDYEYLIDFVGVLCGLKRKRDVECNGKILKVLILEVFADGLKKYQRPPIVILQSFKIKVNGDKVSLQNVISISRVSINPDMQETVNFLNHLVVFNSP, encoded by the exons ATGAGTCTTACTATTGATGCTCTTGGGAAAATCTCTCCATGGAAGGAAGCTTGGAGTATTGAGGCTAAGATCTTGACCATTTGGAAAGATGCTCGCATTATTAATGAAAATATGCAGAAACTCTTACATATGGTCTTGATGGATAAGCAG caCCACAAGATCCAAGCAACTGTTGAGGATgatttgatcataacttttatTCATCAGTTAAAAGAAGGAGATGTATTCATTATTTCTGACTTCAAAGTGATACCTAATGGTGGATTGGTCAGGGTTACAAGACATCAATTTCGCATCCTTTTCAAGTGTAGTACCTCTGTTGTTGCAGCTGCAAGTACAGTCATACCTAATCCTGGTTTAAGTCTAACTTCTATGGACCAGATTCTTCAAAAGCGCATTGATTATGAGTACTTAATAG ATTTTGTCGGGGTCCTTTGCGGattgaaaaggaaaagggatgTTGAGTGTAATGGAAAGATATTGAAAGTTTTGATCCTTGAAGTTTTTGCTGATGG TTTGAAAAAGTATCAGAGACCACCTATTGTAATTCTGCAATCTTTCAAGATCAAAGTCAATGGAG ATAAAGTCAGTCTCCAAAATGTGATCAGTATTTCTCGAGTTTCGATCAACCCTGATATGCAGGAAACTGTGAATTTTCTGAATCATTTAGTTGTATTCAACTCTCCTTAA